A genomic segment from Asterias amurensis chromosome 6, ASM3211899v1 encodes:
- the LOC139938185 gene encoding fibrinogen-like protein 1 produces MIGSKRELIMDGERTERKTGKVFTLVLVTLCVLVVGSRGVDGRVCYYGQERDPESEGKLRWILPSEDHENRCSCTRIKVGGVNPTVAEGRSNGANFTDQPLFTSDVARIRAHFKCEVSSTDASTNQPSATTNGQPTTTTDPPTTTTDPPTTTKVPPTTPTETSTTTKPEYVDCQALLDAGHNKSGVYNITPSQYPDGLEVYCYMNKKGWIVFQRRRRVDGALNFTRSWAEYRDGFGDKEGSFWLGNEILRRLTEPVAGEQGWQMRVRLTIKDGSHQAGAYNDFRVDGENYTLHVGAFKADRENPLSDCLSPSPGEEPPSNGQPFTTHDQDNDAEPNLNCADELKGGWWFNRCTETGFGAGPHSNLNGEYSQIPPNDKFGRGIVWSNIYSQITRTAMKMRRV; encoded by the exons TACTGGTTGTTGGAAGCCGAGGCGTCGACGGGAGGGTGTGCTACTACGGACAAGAACGTGACCCGGAGAGCGAGGGAAAACTCCGGTGGATATTGCCCTCTGAAGACCACGAGAACCGATGCTCCTGCACACGGATCAAGGTTGGAGGAGTCAACCCGACCGTAGCGGAAGGAAGATCGAACGGGGCGAATTTCACAGATCAACCGCTCTTTACGAGTGACGTGGCGAGGATTCGCGCTCATTTTAAATGCGAAG tatctTCAACAGATGCCTCGACCAATCAGCCAAGCGCAACCACCAACGGCCAGCC AACTACGACCACGGACCCGCCAACTACGACCACTGACCCGCCAACTACTACCAAGGTTCCTCCAACTACACCCACTGAGACCTCTACTACCACCAAGCCCGAGTACGTTGACTGCCAGGCCTTGCTGGACGCTGGTCACAACAAGAGTGGTGTGTACAATATCACCCCATCTCAGTATCCTGACGGCCTAGAGGTCTACTGTTACATGAATAAGAAGGGATGGATA GTTTTCCAGAGACGTAGACGCGTGGATGGGGCTCTGAATTTCACCCGCAGCTGGGCCGAGTATAGGGATGGTTTCGGTGACAAGGAAGGGTCGTTCTGGCTGGGGAACGAGATCCTCCGTCGTCTCACTGAACCCGTAGCTGGGGAGCAGGGATGGCAGATGAGAGTGAGGCTAACAATCAAGGATGGAAGCCACCAGGCTGGGGCGTATAATGATTTTCGTGTCGATGGAGAGAACTACACTCTTCATGTTGGTGCATTTAAAGCTGATCGTGAAAACCCTTTGA GTGACTGTCTTTCCCCTTCTCCCGGCGAGGAACCACCATCCAACGGACAGCCCTTTACGACACACGATCAGGACAACGATGCCGAACCCAATCTGAACTGCGCCGATGAGTTGAAGGGAGGTTGGTGGTTCAATCGATGCACAGAGACAGGCTTTGGTGCCGGGCCGCACAGTAATCTGAACGGCGAGTATTCTCAGATACCCCCAAACGATAAGTTCGGCCGCGGCATCGTGTGGAGCAACATCTATTCGCAAATAACGCGCACTGCAATGAAAATGCGCCGTGTATGA